In one window of Frigoriglobus tundricola DNA:
- a CDS encoding metallophosphoesterase, producing the protein MPPTFVDYPVIAISDVHGRVEWLDKLLAKLRTRPEWPRARLVFLGDLVDRHPEVQALVSRVLELLAEKPGSTCVAGNHDFALARAAGLGGPPSASWAWRYAANYDHKPTFLSYLGRTPDFLPAGRWEQELADLKAAMPADHRAFLAELPWVAEAEGHVFLHNGLSPELDCPAAVQVECLHRKVWDRAVVNPRFGTDTDRLFNPEYPVWLGADKRLSAHPLPLPGKVQVTGHITVDAPDANAVRVRIDTSGGTREPLTACVLSGPAAAPEFVFSDR; encoded by the coding sequence ATGCCGCCGACATTCGTGGACTACCCCGTCATTGCGATCAGCGACGTACACGGCCGCGTCGAGTGGCTCGACAAGCTCCTTGCGAAGCTCCGCACCCGTCCCGAATGGCCCCGCGCGCGGCTCGTGTTTCTCGGCGACCTCGTGGACCGGCACCCGGAGGTGCAGGCGCTCGTGTCGCGCGTGCTGGAACTGCTCGCGGAGAAGCCCGGCAGTACGTGCGTTGCGGGCAATCACGACTTCGCGCTGGCGCGGGCCGCGGGGCTGGGCGGCCCGCCGTCCGCGTCGTGGGCGTGGCGGTACGCGGCGAACTACGATCACAAGCCGACCTTCCTCAGCTACCTCGGTCGCACCCCGGACTTCCTGCCCGCCGGGCGGTGGGAACAGGAACTCGCCGACCTGAAGGCCGCGATGCCAGCGGACCACCGGGCGTTTCTGGCCGAACTGCCGTGGGTCGCCGAAGCGGAGGGCCACGTTTTCCTGCACAACGGCCTGTCGCCGGAGTTGGACTGCCCGGCCGCGGTGCAGGTCGAGTGCCTGCACCGGAAGGTGTGGGACCGGGCGGTCGTGAACCCGCGGTTCGGGACCGACACCGACCGGCTGTTCAACCCGGAGTACCCCGTGTGGCTCGGGGCGGACAAGCGGCTGTCTGCGCACCCGCTGCCGCTGCCGGGCAAGGTGCAGGTGACCGGGCACATTACGGTCGACGCGCCGGACGCGAACGCGGTGCGCGTCCGCATCGACACCAGCGGCGGCACCCGCGAGCCGCTAACGGCGTGCGTGCTGAGCGGTCCGGCCGCCGCGCCGGAGTTCGTCTTCAGCGACCGGTGA
- the tnpA gene encoding IS66 family insertion sequence element accessory protein TnpA — MPAVPAASRRDPAATRRRWAERLERFRRSGQTIAQFCAAEGVSPPSFYVWRRTLADHAPSPVPVTPTLVPIRLTPSPAGPPIEVVFPSGTVLRFPVDARPEVIAALVHAVEGRPC; from the coding sequence GTGCCTGCTGTCCCTGCTGCCTCTCGCCGTGACCCGGCCGCCACCCGTCGCCGGTGGGCCGAACGACTCGAACGGTTCCGCCGGTCGGGGCAGACGATCGCTCAGTTCTGTGCCGCCGAGGGCGTCTCACCGCCGTCCTTTTATGTGTGGCGGCGAACCCTCGCGGACCACGCCCCATCACCCGTACCGGTCACTCCGACGCTCGTCCCCATCCGCCTGACCCCGTCGCCCGCCGGACCGCCGATCGAGGTGGTGTTCCCGTCGGGAACCGTCCTGCGGTTCCCGGTCGATGCCCGACCGGAGGTCATCGCCGCCCTCGTGCATGCGGTGGAGGGGCGCCCGTGCTGA
- a CDS encoding Tad domain-containing protein yields MRTNPRSPRAARRGTMLPLLAVSVISLFAFVALAVDLGMLAVSRTQCQNAADAAVLAGTRTLNNKDGTLYNNLPAAVSTVRGVATANTHLSANLTPGQVSKVEAGQYMYDPTSQTFGVSGWTDVTSGGAVNPAAGGSWTALRVTLSATQPTYFMSVFGVAAMPSGAQATAVFRPRDVAFVLDMTGSMGFSSTVHDRRTASLTGKVSSMASVFPGGCRCACCPCCLSP; encoded by the coding sequence GTGAGAACCAACCCCCGATCCCCACGAGCGGCGCGGCGCGGGACGATGCTCCCGCTCCTGGCCGTGTCCGTCATCAGCCTGTTCGCGTTCGTCGCCCTCGCCGTCGATCTCGGGATGCTCGCCGTCTCCCGCACCCAGTGCCAGAACGCCGCCGACGCGGCCGTGCTGGCCGGCACGCGGACGCTCAACAACAAAGACGGGACGCTGTACAACAACTTGCCGGCGGCGGTCAGCACGGTCAGGGGGGTGGCCACGGCCAACACGCACCTGAGCGCGAACCTCACCCCCGGCCAGGTGAGCAAGGTCGAGGCCGGGCAGTACATGTACGACCCGACCAGTCAGACGTTCGGGGTGAGCGGCTGGACGGACGTCACGTCCGGGGGCGCCGTGAACCCGGCGGCGGGCGGCTCGTGGACCGCCCTGCGGGTGACGCTCAGCGCGACCCAGCCCACGTACTTCATGAGCGTTTTCGGGGTCGCGGCGATGCCCAGCGGGGCCCAGGCGACGGCCGTGTTCCGCCCGCGCGACGTCGCGTTCGTGCTCGACATGACCGGGTCGATGGGGTTCAGCAGCACCGTACACGACCGGCGAACGGCGTCATTGACAGGTAAGGTAAGTTCGATGGCATCCGTTTTCCCTGGAGGATGCCGCTGTGCCTGCTGTCCCTGCTGCCTCTCGCCGTGA
- the tnpC gene encoding IS66 family transposase has protein sequence MDSDAPLPTDVLTLQGMVRALQAENADLRTQLQRQAEQFQRTIDDLRAEVAALKAKLDRATTHRFGRRSERTPKPPKVPGDGPAKRRHDHGRSPLPAHLERRDTVLDLTPDERRCSGCGGDRVCIGQTQTEQLDCDPTPYFVRRTIRKTYACQQCPPTVRAEDRIRTATPSTVGPIDKGLCGPGLLAEVLVGKFLDHLPLHRQVARIGRAGVTVSESTLGDWVKQSAVLLTSLYQLMLERVRTCPVLWSDDTRSRFAQPGERTMPHGHFWVGIGDPTAPYTAFHFTTGYDAASGPDQFLGGFRGHVHADCLAQYNGLFAAGAKHVACWSHARRKFLGAGDPGAKAVERINRLYHIEHTLPAPDSPEHIVARRATRQARALPILNDLKAWLDAALGTALPKSALGAAIRYVANHWAAFVRYTEDGRLSIDNNLSERTLRLIAVGRSNWKFVGSAKAGAHAAVHFSVVGTCRHLGLDATAYLREVLPALHALGEKPTADQLAPLLPDVWAKRQQSRLLVA, from the coding sequence ATGGACTCCGACGCCCCGCTGCCGACCGACGTGCTGACCCTCCAAGGGATGGTGCGTGCCCTCCAGGCCGAAAACGCCGACCTCCGCACGCAGCTCCAACGCCAGGCCGAGCAGTTCCAACGGACCATCGACGACCTGCGTGCCGAGGTCGCGGCCTTGAAGGCGAAGTTGGACCGGGCCACGACGCACCGGTTCGGCCGGCGGTCCGAACGCACACCGAAGCCACCGAAGGTCCCCGGCGACGGACCCGCGAAGCGGCGCCACGACCACGGCCGTTCGCCACTCCCGGCGCACCTCGAACGCCGCGACACGGTCCTCGATCTGACCCCCGACGAGCGCCGCTGCTCGGGCTGTGGTGGCGACCGCGTGTGCATCGGCCAGACCCAGACCGAGCAACTCGATTGCGACCCGACCCCGTACTTCGTGCGGCGCACGATCCGCAAGACGTACGCGTGCCAACAGTGCCCCCCGACGGTCCGGGCCGAGGACCGGATCCGGACCGCCACGCCGAGTACCGTCGGACCGATCGACAAGGGACTGTGTGGTCCGGGCTTGTTGGCCGAGGTTCTCGTCGGGAAGTTCCTCGACCACCTGCCGCTGCACCGCCAAGTCGCCCGGATCGGGCGCGCGGGGGTGACGGTGTCCGAGAGTACCTTGGGCGATTGGGTGAAACAGTCCGCGGTGTTACTGACGTCGCTGTACCAGTTGATGCTCGAGCGGGTGCGCACGTGTCCGGTCCTCTGGTCCGATGACACCCGCTCGCGGTTCGCCCAGCCCGGTGAGCGAACGATGCCGCACGGCCACTTCTGGGTGGGGATCGGAGATCCGACGGCCCCGTACACGGCGTTCCACTTCACGACCGGTTACGACGCCGCGAGCGGACCGGACCAGTTCTTAGGCGGCTTCCGGGGCCACGTGCATGCCGATTGCCTCGCACAGTACAACGGCCTGTTCGCCGCCGGAGCCAAGCACGTCGCCTGTTGGTCCCACGCGCGCCGCAAGTTCCTCGGCGCCGGGGACCCCGGGGCCAAGGCGGTCGAACGCATCAACCGGTTGTACCACATCGAGCACACGCTTCCGGCGCCGGACTCACCGGAGCACATCGTCGCCCGTCGCGCGACGCGGCAAGCAAGGGCGCTCCCGATCCTGAACGACCTGAAGGCGTGGCTCGACGCGGCACTCGGGACGGCGTTGCCCAAGTCGGCCCTGGGGGCCGCGATCCGGTACGTGGCGAATCACTGGGCCGCGTTCGTCCGGTACACCGAGGACGGGCGACTCTCGATCGATAATAACCTGAGCGAGCGAACGCTCCGGCTGATCGCCGTGGGTCGGAGCAATTGGAAGTTCGTGGGCAGTGCGAAGGCCGGTGCGCACGCCGCGGTTCACTTCTCGGTGGTGGGCACGTGTCGGCACTTGGGTCTCGATGCGACGGCATACCTGCGTGAGGTTCTTCCGGCCCTTCATGCGTTGGGCGAGAAGCCGACGGCGGACCAACTCGCACCTCTTCTGCCCGACGTGTGGGCGAAGCGTCAACAATCCCGACTCCTCGTCGCGTAA
- the tnpB gene encoding IS66 family insertion sequence element accessory protein TnpB (TnpB, as the term is used for proteins encoded by IS66 family insertion elements, is considered an accessory protein, since TnpC, encoded by a neighboring gene, is a DDE family transposase.) produces MLSIPPTTQLWYGGAVDLRLGFDGLYRHVQSTLQADPLSGHLFIFTNRSANRLKALYWTRHGLCLWCQRLERGRYHFPTPTDRKLELTATEFAMILDGIDYSSAKRFTRYCRPKASESDLRTRTS; encoded by the coding sequence GTGCTGAGCATTCCACCCACCACCCAGCTCTGGTACGGCGGGGCCGTCGATCTGCGCCTCGGGTTCGACGGCCTGTACCGCCACGTCCAATCCACGCTTCAGGCCGATCCCTTGAGCGGGCATCTGTTCATTTTCACCAATCGCTCGGCCAACCGGCTCAAGGCCCTGTACTGGACCCGCCACGGGCTCTGCTTGTGGTGCCAGCGACTCGAGCGCGGGCGGTACCACTTCCCCACCCCGACCGACCGCAAACTCGAACTCACCGCCACCGAGTTCGCCATGATCCTCGACGGCATCGACTACTCGTCGGCCAAACGTTTCACCCGTTATTGTCGCCCGAAAGCGTCCGAATCCGACTTGCGCACCCGCACGTCCTGA